The genomic interval tttaaagacaagctcaaaaatattaatatcagCTTCACAGAACTTTGCAAACTCCTCATCTGTACAGAGGATAAGATCTTTGATATGGTGAAAAAAGGAGTCTGAATCTGCTGCAGAGTGTCATTTAGTGTCAAAGGAAGTTATTTCCTTAGTAATCAAGTCTGGATCTGGACATAGTGTGATGGAAATGATGTACTTCATGTACTTCATGAAGAGAAATGTTCAAtggaactgtttgatgtgacttgtgacCTGTAACCCTTTGTACTGTTTTAGGACACATGTAATATATACTCAATGTTATCACTTGCTACAATGTGAGTGATTCCTTTAAGTACAGAATAGCAGGGTGATAACATACCAtcagagacagataaataccatGTGTTTCTTCCAAGACagtgagtcttcactttgtaacaggcccgtgtgttgctttgtgaatgctcctcttgtacaagattaaacccttgtttggattTTGAGCTGACTCCCATCTCCTTCCTCCAGTTCTAAATGATTGCAgaattattttaacaaaacttttggcgcccaacgtggggccccaatatctgtctctctcttcacatCGGCGGACCTGAAGACCTTGCAAGgcggaggggaaaaaaatcctcttAAAAAGACCTCCACCACAGGGCTCTTAAAGCTCCGTTTGGTCAGGGAGGCCAGGTCCCCTGAAGAGCGGGACAGTGACGGGGCTAACCATGGAGGGGAGACGGAGTCAGGGACTCAAATCATCAAAAGGGTAAGAAACAACCATTTGGACTTGGGAGAGCAGGACTCTCTTAGATTTAGGGCAGGGACGTAAAAGTTAACTGTCTTTGGAAGGACAAGGTTTAAACTAATCCCTCagggctgagaaaacaaaaagacgtCAGGGTCAGGGACTCATAGGAAAGAGTCAGGGACTCATaggaaaaagaaatggaaagaccggtaaaataaatgaaatgaaaaaaaaacaacgttaaaataaaaatacaataaaatacaataaaatttgaaatttaaaccaaaataaaaagcataGCAAAGAGACCAACAATCATattcaatggaattgtttttttaatcatcataaaagtgcttaatgttattattattattattttcttggacaataatatatataatccctgagtcatgtgacagtgattaTCATATAGTTtatcagtgaatggaagaaaacaacatcattcctgtaacaacacatataaactaatattcACGGTCAATGAAATGAACCATTAAATTGTTTCTTAAATTGTTTTTCATTGAATAAAACAACCTGTCTTTTAAGAAACATATTATTACAAAttccaatttcttttcttttgttgttttctgttttctgctttttgccttttcttttgttgatctGTAATTCAGATGTCCTCACTCCACACATTTGGCCATGCATTCTAATCCTGTATCTCCCATTTCACTGATATCTTTTGAATGCCCTTTATGAGGTCAGGATGTTTACTCCCCACACCAATATCTGATATCATCTACATTGTTAATCTCTACAATATTGTTTAAATCTCCACATTTGTtcctttaaacttttaaatgacATCCCTGATCTCATTCAAACAAGGCACGAGTTGAAAAGTGTTTCAATGCTACAGCAAAATACAATTCATTATGAGAAACAGCCTAAAGATCTAAATTCATCTACCAACATATTTGCATATATCTGAAgtcttttaaatatgttcaatttcaatttcttAAACCAAATCTCTCTTGTATGTTTGCAGCTTACATACAGCGGCTTTAATCATCCTGTTTTCTCCTGCTCAAAGTTTTGAGTCTGTgctgaggaaaggaagagagagggcgGAGACTGAGGTCTCACAGAGGAACTGGGAGGTGACTGTACAGAATTATAGGGTAACATAGATAGCCCCACCTACTTCACACTCCTCCAGTCTCAGTTCTATCTCAGACAGCGAGGAGAACACTGCTCCAGGCCACGCctaaaatcacagaaattgtgactttacattcatttttcacttgCTATTTGCACCATTTTTCATCCCTAAAACATGAGTCACTAAACAGTGATACACTGTTCATTTATCTTTCAATTTTATTCCAATCAGCTGTAAATGACCATTGTATGTATCTTAACTttgcaaataaaagtaataaatgtcaACACCATCATAAACACCATTTCCAGATGAgcacatttgacacatttgtactttttcattcaaacattgaaattcAGATGGCAAGGTTCAGTTGTAACATAGATGAGTTTGATTGGCAACACATTCTGGACAactttcagcacaaacacatactcttCAAAACACTCTTCACATGACACACAGAACAGACTCTTATGTTGACACAGTTTTTCTCTTCAGTCAGTCCGGTCCGTTAGTGTAGTCAGGGTAGTCAGTTCACTATAcctatattaaatgtatgtatgtttgtatgttttcaggagaTATTTAATTTGGGCAGTGCTTGTGTTTACTTAAGGCctgagaagagacagagcgtCCCCCATGTCCTCTCTGCCATGGGATCCCTGAAGAGAACACAGCGTCCTATGTCTCTCCTTATGACTTCTGATATCTGATCACCTCAGACTGTATTAGCAGAGCAGGATACATGGAGGCAGAGAGCAACATACACGTGTTTACTTCAAGTTCTGAGGCTTCATTTACACACTAGGGGCTGATATACTGACATGTTTGCACTGATTTCAGATGTTACTCCGTGGAAGTTTATGCCTGTAAACACAGCATGGTgtgcacatacaaaaacactgcacatgttcaAAACCAAAGTGTGTAAACATGGGAGCACATAGATACAAAGTGTATTCCCTGTAGAAGAACTGTAGGTGAAAGCAAGATGGCAAAAAAGTGGGTCAAATGGTACAGCTGAAGACAACTCTCCTGAACATTCATGCTCCCCTTTCATTCACCCACTCTGCCCCCTGGGTCACTCGGGAATTCTGAAAACTTAAAACCAAAGGCCACCACCTGGAATGCCTGAACACCAGAACCGGACTCACAATTCACAAGCATGTACTACGACCACATCGTCCTCTACAAAGACGCTTTTTTATCGGCTCGATAGGCGGCTCCCGTGCAGCACACTTGAACGCACCTCTCATTAACTAGCAGCATTTcttaatacaatataatacacAATACAATAACAGAATATGTTACTGGTCACATACAGGCTCGATAGACGGCTCACATGCAGCACACTACAACAGCACAGCAAGGTAGCGTTAGCACAGAGGCTAACTAGTTAACTGCGAAACTGTGTTTACACCATTAAATTAACATTCCAACACCTACAAATGCCACGACTCACTTATAGCTTGCACATTTACATCTTCAATAACCACAGTATGTCTTATAATCATACAAGAGGGAATATTGACATACGtacacaataataattgtaCGCACTGCTGCACTTTGCAACTCACCTTGAACGCACCTCTCATTAACTAGCAGCGTTTCTAACGTGCACTGAGCATTCATCAACTGCCACTAAAAGAGGGCGCTGTTGAGCCACTAAACTCCCACAAATACATTTCCAATACACAGCAAGTGGAATCTCATATATAATTGGTTACACCAGGTCAAGTAGTACATTtgaatgttataaatgttgatctgagttgttgttttttgtgatacAGCTGGTCCCAGTCAGAAGACTGATCCTCCATCCATGGCTCCTGACACTAACTGTGAGGTGGCCTTTGCTCCAGAGATTGTTGCTATGTAGTTCATTGTAGagctgattgatttattgattagtTCTCAACTATTCAATCAAATACCAAACACTttgataatgaataaataaatcaatcaattttaGTGATTCTTCTAGAAAAGAATcctctgatttcagcttcttaaatgtgaatatgttcaggttattttcctcctctatgacagtaaacttaatatattctatatatttgATACTTGATTTGAGAATTAATGACGAGCTCTTGGGCTTTGGAAAACAATGATCcatatttgacatcatttgaTCACATTTTCGAGACCAAAGGACAAATCCATGAACAGATATAATAACCCACAGATTCatcaacaatgaaaataatcatttgttatGATAATTAGTTACAGACCAACTTCATTGTGTCTCCATGAACCCAAAGCCTTATGTTCCTATGTTTGAACTTATATCTGTATCTGTCACTGAGTTAGAAATGACCcgttgtataataataataatacaaatgtgcCAGAATACTTAACACAACTGTTACACCTTCAACAGCCACTCAATATAAGACACATTGATACTGTAAATAACACCAGGCTTTTGAATGTCCTATACTATCTGAACAGATCATTTCCTCCAATATCTGCTGCAATCACTGAGTGATGCTTCAGCAAATGAACAGGAAGCATCATCCTCAAGAGCTCCTCTTCAGGCTTCCTCCAACTGGAGCACAAGAAAAACTCTCTTTTCAGAGAGGTGGAGGGACGAGAGACCCCGGCATGTGAACACTGCAGCCGCACAAGAACATTTGGGAAAGCACATGTGCCAACAGTGTGGGAGCAATCCAGCGGCTGTCCGTTGTCGTGAATGCGACCACGGCCCTTCTTCTGTGTTGACTGTGATGTCAGCATGCACGTCAGACATGTCCTCCACAACAGGGATGCAATGACTGCTGGATTCATCCAGCCATTACCTTCAACATCTCTTGTTGTGGATAAGGCCCTTTCCCATTGTGCTAAGTGCTGTTGTGTTACTGTCAAACACATTCAATTCAACATCTTTCGAGTACCTTTTCAGCAACATACTTCATGGCCATGaagtctttttttcattttctcatgtaAAGTTTGTGCTCCAGTCATTCCAGAATTCTATGTCATATTACAATGTCAATAGAAATGATCTTAATTCACTTGTTTGATCTTTTACAGTACGGTTTGTACCTGTGGAGACACCTGACCAGAATTATTAAAGGTCAACCCAGGAAAGGATGTTACTGTGGTCACAATGAATGGTAAGGATATAAAGAACTTTGATCTTATCCTGCTTAAAGatcatcttttttaaaaatctattcCAACTCAACAACTCCCACAAGTTTTGTCATTGACACTTTAGTAGGAAATATAATGTATAGCACATTGTAAAAAGAAAGCCAACCCTGATTACATGGCTAAGTTTTACATAACagtgaatgcaaatgtttttcttttttctaggGCGACATGATCCCAGCATGCCTGAGTTGAATTGTGAGGCATGCAAAGCCACTTGGACTGCTGGAGTGGACGACCTCATTCGCAGTGACTACTGGCCTGCTACACTTCACTCTGCTACAGTTTATGCAACcgagattttgttttcatttgaagaaaTGAAGATGGTGGCACCAGGATTGTCCTGCCAGGTATTTTTGACAATGTCCGCTTTGGCCGTGTGAGTAATAAAGTTATTTATCCCATAGTGTAGTTCATCTGTTTGTATTGGGGCTGGAAAAGCTTTGTTTGTTGGTTATGCATTTATTCCACATTATTGGCTCTCCATTTCCTTGTTTTGAAATAGACTGGGAAGATCTCTGCAGACAGCTTCCAAATAAGTTTTTTTGAGTGGGAAGCTGTGCAACATCTGCAAAGAGGAGCCCTTCATCTGTCCTGCGTGCACCCCAAATATGCTTGCAGTTTCCGTGGATGGAAATCGCAAGCATTACCGGTTCAAGAATGCATCTAGGTACTCCAAGATATGTTTAAGAGTATATAACTCTTTATTATGCACCAATCAACGTTAGTCTGTAAGATTTTGGAAGCTGTTGTGAACCTTTGTTTAATTTAGATCCGAGGAACAGGCCATTTTTCAAGGCGTCTTCATAGCCAAGGATGAAGACGTTGCCACATTTGTGGACCACATACACAGGACATCCAAACATGTAAAACTGCAgactataattatatatatatatatatatatatatatatatatatatatatatacacacatcacTACAATAACCTCCTACTGAAGGGTTTGTATAGGTGAGTCTTTTGACCATTTTCATCAACCATTTTAGGTCTCTGGAAGAGGTGTTTGTGGAGGGGAGTGGTCAGCAGCTAGAGAGACCTCCCAAAGATCCACCAGCAAGGTAGATGAGGAGGGACTGGAGCTTGCGGTGTGTAGGCATGGTGTTCTGCTGCGTGCTCTCAATATGTACAGGGGAGAAATGTTTGCTTATCCCCTGTATTTGCAAGAAAAGCTTGCCAGCAGGCAAATCACTTTCTTCTGTATGGATGTGACCTGCAAGTATTGGCCCTACCTCCAAAAAGTTGCAAAAAGCTGTCCAGAGCTCCAGCCCCTCCTCAGCATGAAGCCGTTCCTGTCTGTATTTCATGCCAAAGCTCATGATTTCAAATGAGAGGTAAGGAAAGATTTACTTAACAGAATCACTTAATCTGCACATGAATGtcctcatgttttcagtgttttctttgtattttaacCAGGTCAAATGGAGTGGGGCATATCAGGAAGGGGCTGGCCTAACACTAGGCGAGGAGGTTGAGCAGTGCAATGCCTTCCTCTCTAGGATTGCAGTGACCACAAAGCACATGTCAAAAGCTGGTGAGATGACCACATACTGCACTAGTTAGATGGTATGTATAATAAGAAATGGGTATAATGGTTACATTATAtgttctgtgtttgtaggaCGCACAGACATGCTGACTCTCTTGGCCATGCGCTGGAATCAGCAAAAGTTCGACAATTTGGCCACCTCACTGTCTCACAGATATCACAAGGTaatgacatcagtgtttttctttttttctttaaatgttcaatATTCTGTGTTAGCAGTATTTAAAGCCATGGGCTGAACAtgtgtttcttatttattgttatCTCTGATTGTGTCAATGTAGACCATAAAATCTCTACAAAGCAAGCAACAGAATCTTGAGTCCATGAAAGCTCAGTTGGCAGTGACAGAGAGCCATTTGGAAGACTGGGTCAGTGATGTCAAAGAGTGGGCAGAAGGTGagaaaatgattacattttaataattgaGTCCACTGAGCTTTCATGGACTCAATTcaattgaattcaattcaaatctttgtaaaaaaaaaatgcatttcagaCTCTGTCGATCTAAGGACAAAGAGAAAGGCGTTTGACATCATCATGGCAGTAAGgagactggaggaggagaagaatatTCTTGTTCTGGAGATGGACCACCACTGGAAATGGCTTTCAACTCGTGCAAAGACCTCGCAAGAGTTGTCCAGTCTACTTTCTAGTGAGACAGTGAAAAGTATGtcattaaataacaaaacaatgactGGTGATAAACTAATATAGgttttatctcatttttttCTATCTTTAAGATTGGCCATGTGGCTTTAGTGAAGAGGGGTTGAAAGGTCTGCAGAGCATCATCCTGAGAAAGCAGCAGAacatcagagagaagaagaagcaagCTAGAGACTGCTACCTGCGACTTTTGTCTGGAGAGACTGCAGAGAACATGAGCTTCTTGCACAAGCTGGATGATTCTGACAGTGACTTGGACAGTTCTGATGATGCACTGTAATTGTACCCGTTACCGCTGCTCCACTTTCTTGTGCCAGTGGAATTACAAATGCTACTGTAGGTTGGTCATGTGATGCCCTCTGGCCCAAAAATACTTCTTACCattgcaacaaaacaaatgagccATGGTAGCATGGTTTCCAGCAGGAGTGTTTTAGAAAAAACGGACAAAATCTCCTTCATTTCTAGTATTACtataattagtattattatttttatatagacAGCAGATATGAGAGGACAGGGAAGACTGTTTACAAAGTATCAGGGGATGCAGCTCATATaggttaaatcaataaataataataataaatagaataaaagatTCTGGGGCAGTGGGCTCCACATAAAATACACCATGGCTACTCACTTCCTGCAAATTTCACAAAGAACAATCTGTTTGAAGCAAATATTCTCTGGTCCAGCCTtagctaaaaatacacaaagacgGAATCCATTGGCACGTTGAACCATGCGTGGTTCACTAACCAGCCTGTTTGTAACTGGTATCCTACCGACAAAGTTACCTGCACTTCATGTGCTTAACAGAGTTTAGCAGTTTAGATAACATACTGTCCAGCTGTTGTGACTTAATGAACCACTGTTACGACCCCAGGGTTGTGACTGCTtcttccctgtgtgtatgtgtctgcgtgtgagatgggttgcaggtgtgcatggcCTATGTGGGTGAGTCTagggtggatcctgggagctgattggtcctgcacaggaagGACTCTGAATAGGAGGCCtgatcatcccagctgcagcGGACTTCCTCAAAGCACTCACAGCAagactgccagcagacattttgtacttgattttaataaactggttaaaatgctttgtttgacttgttgctggtgctTTCTTGGGAGTTGACAAGGGGAGTGTCATTATTTgatgttgtgatcaggttttctcctaggcctggtcgtaacaaCCACAGATACTTGTTTATGTTCTCTTTTGAATGAGTATAGGGGAACTCatcctgtatataatgtatatacatacatgtaaacaaGCATATACTGTAATCATGTACATTCAATATATATTTCCTTTGCACCATTTGGATTATTTATAACTTAAAGAAATACTTGACTTATAGATATTTGATCATATTGTTGCTATATGTATGTTGAGTTGTACACCATTATCtgtatcatgttttcttttgtatgtaATTAACATTGATCAAATGATTACAAGTCCATTGTACTAACGTGTATTActggaacatgtttttatatttacttgATTCAGTTAAAGTTTGATAGTGATGTTTGGTATCAATTGTCCTTCATGTAGGTCATcactttcattcaaacacattttaatgtaccTGTATTTATTCAAGAGGAATGACAATAAACTTCAACTTTTCAAATACCCTGAGCCATATATTCTTTGAAATATGCCATGAAATgagacatttcacattttcacaatcACAGTCGATAAAACACCCTCTGTTAACAGAGatatatgtctgtctgtctgtctgtctgtctgtctatatatGTATCaatgtatttgtctgtctgcctgtctgtctatcATCCTGGGGCTACATAGGCTATTCTTATTGTTGTACAACAGCATTTCTTCTTTAATCACGAGTCAAttgaaacaaaatatttaaataattgtatATGAATTGCTCTCATGTGAAAATagtaatattaacaataataataataatccatccatccatcatctaccgctctatcctccaccagagggtcgcggggggtgctgtgccaatctcagctacatggggcgataggcggggtacaccctggacagttggccagtccatcacagggccacacacatatagagacaaacaaccattcactctcacactcatacctatctatggtcaatttagggtgtccaattgacctaatccccatattgtatgtctttggactgtgggaggaacccggagaacccggagagaacccacgcacacacgcacacactgggagaacatgcaaactccatgcagaaaggcccttgttccaaccggggctcgaccACTACGCcaacaaccgtgtggccctacaataataataacagtaataatagcaACCAAAGTGGCTACAGACATGGAACCAACTGTTATAGAGAGCGCTTGACCTTAGCTATCATGTGAATATAGTCCATCTATACAATTTTGGTCAAATATGGTTGAAATTAATTTGAACCAAATGAACAATGAATTATTGAAaatctgattacacacacattttaactatCCCCTTCAACTCATTTGTGTACTCTCAATTCATAATTTGCATCTCTCAATTCTATGGAAAAGactatttttgaaagaaaactaCAATTCCCTAGGGGCGGGCCATACAGCTTGTTGCATACCATCACCACAATTGTAGTTTATCCAGTTGACATCAAAATAGGGTTGTAAAAACGCATTTACTAAATGTATCAAAGATGTGTAGTACAGCCAAATTACAAATGACACTGTATTTGGTTGAGCTATGTTTAGAATAACTacgtcatttgttttatttaagatgGTTTAGCAAGTATTCTTGAAATATCCTTTTAGGTAGCCTAGCTAAGTTGGACTTCCGGTTTGCAACTAGAGTTTTAATCGCAAAAAGCATCTAGTGATGTATATCTTGTACAGTCAAACCAGTAATTACTCTGCTTATACATGAACTATGCTATGTTAAAAAAGTGGATATGTGCACAAAATCTAAATCTTgatcagtttaaaataaattcaatctGTGGCTAAGGATCATGGGTAATGTAGTAGTCAAAAAACGCTGTTGTGGAGTTCTCAAGGACACTTTGGTGTTTTGAAGTTGAGGatatcattaaaagaaaaacttcaaatgGGAATTGGCAGTAAGGAAAATACAGCCGGGCGTAGTGTAGTGAGAGTATGACAGCGTTTGGATCCGGAAATTGTATTTTGAAAGGGTGTTACGTCAGAATTAAAAACCGGATTGATAAGTATAGCTTACAGTATTTTCATGGTTGAATTCAATATGTACATGATACATTAACCCttatgacaaacaaaaataatcaacacattgctatatttttagatatttgacacttattatcattgttcatttatttgaaactATATATTTCTTTATTCCTATGTTATGCTTATATAGCTATATACctctatatgtatatttattattcttttatatgtattatttgaACACTCTAATCTTATTTGGATATGAAAGCCTATTATTGGCTGATTGTCTGTTTGTTCCTAATCtttctttattgtattttctaaATAGTTTATCATCACTTGCTATATTTGTGGAGCAATTCCAATAATCGAGCTCGTTGAGTAATGTATGAATCTACTGTTTGTGGATTTTGACTCTCAGTGTGAAATAAATAGgctacatgcatgcatacaaacTATGACAACCTCAGttaatgacaaatacaaaacgTGCTTAATGTGTGTCAACTGTCtggaagaaacacaaacatatactgGGTACATGCACTGTGCCAACACTTAACTGAAGTTCAGCAAGCCTAAACACTCAATAGCCCTAGTGTGCTGGTACTTGAAGTATAAGAATGATGATttctatttgatttgattgacttTCTTACATGTTGAGCTTAATAAATGATTGATGTTTACCAGATGTAATTTAACATGGTTGATGTGTGAATGGCATAGAACACAAGATCCATGAACACATtccttcaataaaaacaaaagacacgtGTTGCAGcacagtatttgatttgagcTCAGTGTCAGTCATTTCTGTCGATTGTCTCTTTTCCCCTGCTGTGAGTAGAGCCGAACCAGTTAGGTTCAGCTAACtgaaccaggaggaggaggagactcagGGGTGGcagtgtggtgttgttgtgcaaatgtgtttgcagGCTCCCTTGTGTCATCCCAGGTTTTGCCACTGCAAAGTATCAGAACACAACAAGTTGTTATCAGACAGTGCAAACTTTAagatcatttttaaacaaagcaaaacaaaacactcaaataaaTGGATTTCATTCATGATTAagagtgttttcatttacagaCATTCAGTTTGTTGAAGTGGCTCAATGTAACTGAAGAGGAAATTGAAGTCAACTTTTTGGGGTAAGGGTCAAAGGTCGGTTATGTGGTCTAATAAGGAGCTATGACATGAACACTTGAAGAAACAGAGTGAGTTTCAACATTTGAGTATTCTGTATGCTTGATGagattgaaagaaaaacaccttgacctgtaacacacagacacatgacttttgtgcaatgtttttttattatgct from Solea solea chromosome 17, fSolSol10.1, whole genome shotgun sequence carries:
- the LOC131444094 gene encoding uncharacterized protein LOC131444094; the protein is MSKAGRTDMLTLLAMRWNQQKFDNLATSLSHRYHKTIKSLQSKQQNLESMKAQLAVTESHLEDWVSDVKEWAEDSVDLRTKRKAFDIIMAVRRLEEEKNILVLEMDHHWKWLSTRAKTSQELSSLLSSETVKNWPCGFSEEGLKGLQSIILRKQQNIREKKKQARDCYLRLLSGETAENMSFLHKLDDSDSDLDSSDDAL